From the Candidatus Peribacteria bacterium genome, one window contains:
- a CDS encoding tetratricopeptide repeat protein, with protein sequence MPLSPRITLPISAALLCAIAAGGFLFWQLDSTRAMLSAGIQKPTGTGAATVPQTTPLAAIDTGNESLLRLRQGDVFALRGEWKNAQEEYQKSVDAGGGLTALRKLAQAQMQRRDIRGAQTTLDQLRRSGAKKEDTLLLESIIDLRTGELGKALTLLNASEDSPQKHYGLALVGIITGDTETARKELALVETGWEPVLRTYARTLQKAYEEFALFPESPELHLLTLLGHALADVQECELALPLLSEATNQQDDYRDAWILQGFCELTTERLTEALASLERAYQLDPEKPETQYFLGRVYSAQEDHGNALTFLQYALENGFQPEAEVRRLIAKEALITGNVTLALDQQDALTRLPDAGLQSYSDYIAAALTSDKKQEAQVKAEEAVAKWPNDAVAYMLLGWVQAENGNTAEARSNLEKALSMNPELTSARERLNKL encoded by the coding sequence ATGCCTCTCTCCCCCCGCATCACCCTCCCCATCAGCGCTGCCCTCTTATGCGCCATTGCAGCGGGAGGATTTTTGTTCTGGCAGCTGGATAGCACCAGAGCCATGTTGAGTGCGGGCATCCAGAAACCAACGGGAACCGGTGCAGCCACCGTCCCACAGACAACGCCGCTGGCCGCTATAGATACCGGCAATGAATCACTCCTCCGTCTCCGTCAGGGCGACGTATTCGCACTGCGCGGCGAATGGAAAAATGCGCAGGAGGAATATCAGAAATCAGTGGATGCAGGAGGTGGACTGACTGCTCTGCGTAAACTGGCCCAGGCTCAGATGCAAAGACGCGACATCCGCGGCGCACAGACGACGCTGGATCAGCTCCGCAGAAGTGGCGCCAAGAAAGAAGACACACTGCTCCTCGAAAGTATTATTGATCTGCGCACCGGTGAACTCGGCAAAGCACTCACCCTTCTGAATGCGAGTGAGGACAGCCCGCAGAAACACTACGGCCTTGCACTGGTCGGCATTATTACCGGCGACACAGAGACCGCACGCAAGGAACTCGCTCTTGTCGAAACAGGATGGGAGCCGGTCCTGCGGACCTACGCACGCACACTCCAGAAAGCCTACGAGGAATTCGCCCTCTTCCCGGAAAGCCCGGAACTGCATCTGCTCACCCTCCTCGGCCACGCTCTCGCAGACGTGCAGGAATGCGAACTCGCGCTGCCGCTTTTGTCTGAAGCAACCAATCAGCAGGACGACTACCGCGACGCATGGATTCTGCAGGGATTCTGCGAACTCACCACCGAACGCCTGACCGAAGCACTGGCCTCTCTCGAACGCGCGTATCAGCTCGATCCGGAAAAGCCGGAAACACAGTACTTCCTTGGCCGCGTGTACAGCGCACAGGAAGATCACGGCAATGCTCTCACCTTCCTCCAGTACGCGCTGGAAAACGGATTCCAGCCGGAAGCAGAAGTCCGCAGGCTCATTGCAAAAGAAGCGCTCATCACCGGCAATGTCACCCTCGCACTTGATCAGCAGGACGCCCTCACCAGGCTCCCGGATGCAGGACTCCAGAGCTACAGCGACTACATTGCAGCCGCACTCACGTCCGACAAAAAACAGGAGGCGCAGGTAAAGGCGGAAGAAGCAGTTGCCAAGTGGCCGAACGACGCAGTCGCCTACATGCTGCTCGGATGGGTGCAGGCGGAAAACGGCAACACTGCAGAAGCGCGCTCGAATCTGGAAAAAGCACTGTCGATGAACCCGGAATTAACGAGCGCTCGCGAGAGACTCAATAAACTGTAA